A genomic window from Candidatus Methylacidiphilum fumarolicum includes:
- a CDS encoding ATP-dependent helicase: MIDYESELNEEQRKAATAPLGPILVIAGAGSGKTRTLTYRVSYLIEKQIKPDHILLATFTNKAAREMLHRVDRLVRTDTSKIWGGTFHHLCNRFLRNHATAIGFEQNFTIIDREDSLSLLSECIQELNIQHSGRLFPSAEALLEIFSLSVNKVKPLWKIIDESFPHFSAYTEDISKLQKLFNERKKKSQLVDYDDLLSYTVKLFQENEKICRFYQSYFEYILVDEYQDTSRIQADFIDMIAQHSHQVMVVGDDAQSIYSWRGAEIENILTFPKKYPSALVINIKTNYRSTPEILALANAAIEGNQFQFPKELKAIRKSLKESKPLLLCCSTAATQSMEIANYIEKFKAQGIDYNEIAILYRAHFHALEIQLELTRRKIPFEITSGIRFFEQAHIKDICAFLRFYINPYDETAFKRIVKMFPGVGQKTVSKLWEEYITITGSIEKLSPPKVASRAWKNWLELQKMLASKEYENNPSKQLEAVLNGVYMEYLKVLYESYQKRLEDIEGLISFASNYDSTEDFLSQVSLLTGVDTSQEEKNGVRLSTIHQAKGLEWKIVFLIMLCDGLFPSNYSLKHAALLEEERRLFYVAATRAKDQLFLCYPRSRSFNYRETLYLPSRFVEEIPKNLLVEAKLP, translated from the coding sequence GTGATCGATTACGAATCTGAACTCAACGAAGAACAGAGAAAAGCGGCAACCGCTCCACTTGGTCCAATCCTAGTTATTGCAGGAGCTGGAAGCGGAAAAACTCGTACTTTAACCTATCGGGTTTCCTATTTGATCGAAAAACAAATCAAACCCGACCACATCCTTCTAGCCACTTTTACCAATAAGGCTGCTAGAGAAATGCTCCACCGAGTTGATCGGCTTGTAAGAACTGATACCTCCAAAATATGGGGAGGGACTTTTCATCATCTTTGCAATAGGTTTTTAAGAAATCACGCTACAGCCATAGGTTTCGAGCAAAACTTTACGATCATAGACAGGGAAGATTCCCTAAGTCTATTGTCTGAATGTATTCAAGAATTGAATATACAGCATAGCGGCAGACTTTTTCCTTCTGCAGAAGCTCTCCTTGAAATTTTCTCTTTATCAGTCAATAAAGTAAAGCCTCTTTGGAAAATCATCGATGAGTCTTTCCCTCATTTTTCTGCTTATACTGAAGACATTTCAAAGCTTCAGAAACTCTTCAACGAACGGAAAAAAAAGTCTCAGCTTGTAGATTATGACGATCTCCTATCCTATACGGTAAAACTTTTTCAAGAAAATGAAAAGATCTGCCGCTTTTATCAATCTTATTTTGAGTACATTCTTGTCGATGAATATCAAGATACTAGTCGGATTCAAGCAGATTTCATCGATATGATCGCTCAACACTCTCATCAAGTCATGGTGGTAGGAGATGATGCTCAAAGCATTTATTCCTGGCGCGGTGCAGAAATTGAAAATATCCTTACATTCCCCAAAAAATACCCTTCAGCTTTAGTCATTAACATAAAGACAAACTATCGAAGCACGCCCGAAATTTTAGCTTTAGCCAATGCAGCCATAGAAGGCAATCAGTTCCAATTTCCAAAAGAATTAAAAGCCATTAGGAAAAGTCTCAAAGAAAGCAAGCCACTTCTGCTTTGCTGTTCAACGGCTGCCACTCAATCAATGGAGATTGCAAATTATATCGAAAAATTTAAAGCTCAGGGTATCGATTATAACGAAATCGCTATTCTCTATAGAGCCCATTTTCACGCATTAGAAATCCAACTTGAATTGACTCGCAGAAAGATTCCTTTTGAAATAACTAGTGGCATCCGTTTTTTTGAACAAGCTCATATAAAAGACATTTGTGCCTTTTTACGATTTTACATCAATCCATACGATGAAACTGCTTTCAAACGAATTGTAAAAATGTTTCCTGGAGTTGGACAAAAAACGGTGTCAAAGCTTTGGGAAGAATATATAACTATCACCGGTTCAATAGAAAAACTCAGCCCCCCCAAAGTCGCATCTAGGGCATGGAAAAATTGGTTAGAGCTCCAAAAAATGTTAGCTTCTAAAGAGTATGAAAATAATCCTTCAAAACAACTCGAAGCTGTTCTTAATGGAGTGTATATGGAGTATTTAAAAGTCCTTTATGAAAGCTATCAGAAAAGACTCGAAGATATCGAAGGGCTTATTAGTTTTGCTTCCAATTACGATTCCACCGAAGACTTTCTTTCTCAGGTTTCCTTGCTAACGGGAGTGGATACATCCCAGGAAGAAAAAAATGGGGTGCGCTTAAGTACGATCCATCAAGCCAAAGGATTGGAATGGAAAATAGTTTTTTTAATTATGCTATGCGATGGACTATTCCCTTCCAATTATTCGTTAAAGCATGCAGCCCTCCTTGAAGAAGAAAGAAGACTTTTTTATGTCGCTGCAACCCGGGCAAAAGATCAACTTTTTCTATGTTATCCCCGCAGCAGATCTTTTAATTATAGAGAAACTCTTTATCTCCCCTCACGTTTTGTTGAAGAAATCCCAAAAAATCTTTTGGTCGAAGCAAAACTGCCTTAA
- the rnpA gene encoding ribonuclease P protein component, with protein MNNKLPRRLIAKKKDEIALFFSHGKKFSSPFFILFVLPRETDSFPKVFFAVSKKIRGAAKRNLIKRRMREIFRQYAPFKLAPYSFGWIAKERVLTANFKEMRKDMIELGEKAIHFFNRV; from the coding sequence TTGAACAATAAATTACCGCGGCGACTCATTGCTAAAAAAAAAGACGAAATTGCTCTCTTTTTTTCTCATGGGAAAAAGTTTTCTTCTCCTTTTTTTATCCTTTTTGTTTTACCAAGAGAAACCGATTCTTTCCCTAAAGTTTTTTTTGCAGTTTCGAAAAAGATCCGCGGAGCTGCCAAAAGAAACCTTATTAAAAGAAGAATGAGGGAGATATTTAGACAATACGCCCCCTTTAAGCTTGCGCCCTACTCCTTTGGTTGGATTGCAAAAGAAAGGGTTTTGACCGCAAATTTTAAAGAAATGAGAAAAGATATGATCGAATTAGGAGAAAAAGCGATACATTTTTTTAATAGAGTATGA
- the rpmH gene encoding 50S ribosomal protein L34, with protein MKRTYQPSKRTRKRQYGFLNRSKTKGGRLILKRRRKKGRWRLIPKNTERKFSRHTSS; from the coding sequence ATGAAAAGGACATACCAACCCTCAAAAAGAACAAGAAAAAGACAGTATGGGTTTTTAAATCGCTCAAAGACTAAAGGTGGTCGATTAATATTAAAAAGGAGAAGAAAAAAAGGAAGATGGCGGTTAATCCCTAAAAACACCGAACGAAAATTTAGTCGCCACACTTCTTCGTGA
- the lptB gene encoding LPS export ABC transporter ATP-binding protein, translated as MRSVQLVKEYGGRKVVNGVDLVVNKGEIVGLLGPNGAGKTTTFYMLVGLVTPTKGKVFIENEDVTKMPMYKRARKGLGYLPQEESVFRKLTVEENLMAILEFLDISKEERMHRLEELIRDFGLEKVKKTIAMSLSGGEKRRLSIARALTTSPSILLLDEPFSGVDPLAVYDLQQLVLSLKERGVSVLITDHNVRETLSIVDRAYLIYEGKVMSHGTSEFLINDPITRELYLGPRFSM; from the coding sequence ATTAGATCTGTTCAACTGGTGAAAGAATATGGTGGAAGAAAAGTGGTTAATGGTGTGGATCTTGTTGTTAACAAAGGAGAAATTGTAGGGCTTTTAGGTCCTAATGGGGCAGGAAAAACAACCACCTTTTATATGCTTGTAGGCTTAGTGACGCCGACAAAAGGAAAGGTATTTATTGAAAATGAGGATGTAACAAAAATGCCGATGTATAAGAGAGCTAGAAAAGGATTAGGATACCTTCCCCAAGAAGAGTCGGTATTTAGAAAGCTAACGGTAGAAGAAAATCTCATGGCTATTCTTGAATTTCTGGATATATCCAAGGAAGAGAGAATGCATCGGCTCGAAGAACTTATTCGTGATTTTGGGTTGGAGAAAGTAAAAAAAACCATTGCGATGTCTTTGAGTGGTGGTGAAAAAAGGAGGCTTTCTATAGCAAGAGCATTAACAACCTCCCCTTCGATTTTACTGCTTGATGAGCCTTTTAGTGGAGTCGATCCACTGGCTGTTTATGATCTGCAACAGCTTGTCTTAAGTTTAAAAGAACGGGGCGTTAGTGTGCTCATAACAGACCACAATGTCAGAGAAACTCTATCCATCGTTGATCGTGCTTATCTTATATATGAAGGAAAAGTCATGAGCCACGGCACAAGTGAATTTTTAATTAACGATCCCATCACAAGAGAACTCTATCTTGGTCCACGATTTAGCATGTAA
- the yidD gene encoding membrane protein insertion efficiency factor YidD — MKKIIFFLLSFYRYGLSSIRQTFGIYGVCRYYPTCSQYCKEAVQKHGVIVGLLLASKRLLRCHPWGGRGWDPVPDEVKISQKKIRIKK; from the coding sequence ATGAAAAAAATAATTTTTTTTCTTTTATCCTTTTATCGGTATGGCCTAAGTTCGATTCGTCAAACTTTTGGAATTTACGGTGTTTGTCGGTATTATCCAACCTGTTCTCAGTATTGCAAAGAGGCGGTACAGAAACACGGGGTGATAGTAGGGCTACTGCTCGCATCCAAAAGGTTGCTAAGATGTCATCCTTGGGGAGGTAGAGGATGGGATCCTGTTCCCGATGAGGTAAAAATCTCTCAGAAAAAAATCAGGATAAAAAAATAA
- the def gene encoding peptide deformylase: MILNIILYDNPILRKRGKAIDAFDQQLKDLASDMLETMAFYKGVGLAAQQIGKALQFAVVDVSASKIPSSLLIGGKPVPVEEHMPLFLINPTLKYTRSKEISNEGCLSFPGLRIDVPRSKRVEVNTYDLNGKPLKFEAGGFLAIAIQHEYDHLQGKLFIDYLSAEQRKTIKEDLEKIKRGEPILSSKDKE; this comes from the coding sequence ATGATATTAAACATTATACTGTACGATAATCCGATTCTGAGAAAAAGAGGAAAGGCCATCGACGCCTTTGATCAGCAACTTAAAGATTTAGCCTCTGACATGCTTGAAACCATGGCCTTTTACAAAGGCGTTGGATTAGCTGCTCAACAGATAGGTAAAGCCCTTCAGTTTGCCGTTGTTGATGTCAGCGCCTCTAAAATTCCTTCTTCCTTGCTTATTGGCGGAAAACCTGTTCCAGTCGAAGAGCATATGCCGCTTTTTCTTATCAATCCTACCTTAAAATACACCCGATCCAAAGAAATAAGCAATGAAGGATGCTTAAGCTTTCCAGGACTTCGTATTGATGTTCCTCGGTCGAAAAGAGTCGAGGTCAATACTTACGATCTCAATGGAAAACCTCTAAAATTTGAAGCCGGTGGTTTTCTTGCCATTGCTATTCAGCACGAATACGATCATTTACAGGGAAAACTTTTTATTGACTATCTTTCAGCTGAACAAAGAAAAACAATCAAAGAAGACCTCGAAAAAATCAAACGAGGAGAACCTATTCTATCCAGTAAGGATAAGGAGTAA
- a CDS encoding polyprenyl synthetase family protein, producing MTIFKNNAKPIASKPDIFHNLTSQLKDYLGWIDREILNQAEEFDAGVVPFFRYVLESEGKRIRPLLVLLSAKGSGGIIEDHLYLAVVVEMIHLATLVHDDILDGASMRRGLPSVTSRWGSEISVLLGDSLFAQALKVCCRLHPDIIKSVANGVCVVCSGEILQTRRRFDWNLLEEEYLKIIQMKTGELFRIPCELAARLNSASQSISEALGRYGQALGSSYQIYDDCLDLFGNEENVGKTLGTDLGGGKLTLPILYLYQQGSEEMKRTIVEIFENGVSEDWEKIQLWIVKEGVLQKTFQTAMNFLEQGKKELDPLPESDEKEYLLDVSNILGKHLAELVNAQSAL from the coding sequence ATGACAATATTTAAAAACAATGCAAAGCCGATTGCATCAAAACCGGATATTTTTCATAATTTGACAAGTCAACTCAAAGACTATCTTGGCTGGATAGACAGGGAAATTTTAAACCAAGCGGAAGAATTTGATGCAGGGGTTGTTCCGTTCTTTCGCTATGTTTTAGAGAGTGAAGGCAAGAGAATTAGGCCTCTTCTTGTTTTGCTTTCTGCAAAGGGAAGTGGAGGGATAATAGAGGATCATCTTTACCTGGCAGTTGTTGTCGAGATGATCCATTTGGCGACTCTTGTCCATGACGATATCCTTGATGGGGCTTCGATGCGTCGAGGACTTCCTTCGGTGACTTCCAGATGGGGATCAGAAATTTCAGTACTTCTTGGTGATAGCCTGTTTGCTCAGGCTCTTAAGGTATGTTGTCGGCTGCATCCAGACATTATTAAAAGTGTGGCTAATGGTGTCTGTGTGGTTTGCAGTGGAGAGATTCTTCAGACAAGAAGACGATTTGATTGGAATTTATTGGAAGAGGAGTATTTAAAAATCATTCAAATGAAAACAGGCGAGCTCTTTCGTATTCCATGTGAACTTGCCGCAAGACTGAATTCGGCTTCCCAATCTATTTCCGAAGCTTTGGGCAGATATGGTCAAGCACTAGGATCTTCCTATCAAATTTATGATGATTGTTTGGATCTTTTCGGAAATGAAGAAAATGTGGGAAAGACATTGGGAACAGATTTAGGAGGAGGGAAATTGACTTTGCCGATCCTTTATCTTTACCAACAAGGCTCCGAAGAAATGAAAAGAACCATTGTCGAAATTTTTGAAAACGGCGTCTCTGAAGATTGGGAAAAAATTCAATTATGGATCGTAAAGGAAGGAGTTCTCCAAAAGACATTTCAGACGGCTATGAATTTCCTTGAGCAAGGGAAAAAAGAGCTAGATCCCTTACCTGAAAGTGATGAGAAAGAATATTTACTCGATGTGAGCAATATTTTAGGAAAGCATTTAGCAGAACTTGTTAATGCCCAGTCAGCATTATAG
- a CDS encoding energy transducer TonB, whose product MTKQKSHLRGFLLLSFVIHLAITLFLGSGILKQFFPKSPPPDTPPPTLTMLEMVQPESFIPTEEWQKTDHPDPHALLQSDRSTALRSQEAPQKPDSPLPQLSGDPRSSMSYIDQPASRPSPPRPNGRSTPAQKQAPPTKQIEQENQQNQASSNNEAKIENKSKEETKENLLQKDNQKLTTKSEETSPTEKPSEDNPSKVLEKLLKEINKPSEEFLKKEDPNGDPLMPFQNKTPKEPSKITDKETSKSATEASPTAKQTDSSQPKASSQFSPPPNPPPSPESFEKHRMQISGGRTAELGPVSPSARETELGRYKARLYRAIGSRWYLEVEQSMGLLAIGSVRVRFYVQSDGTISSLQVISEDGITEVLRSISLDSIRLSAPFGPFSEAMKGQIGDGFWEEITFTIY is encoded by the coding sequence GTGACTAAACAAAAATCACATCTAAGAGGTTTCCTTCTCCTTTCTTTTGTTATTCATTTGGCCATTACTTTATTTCTTGGATCTGGAATTTTAAAACAATTTTTTCCAAAAAGTCCTCCTCCTGATACTCCACCCCCAACCTTAACCATGCTTGAAATGGTCCAACCTGAAAGTTTTATTCCTACCGAAGAATGGCAAAAAACAGATCATCCTGATCCCCACGCTCTCCTTCAATCTGATCGTTCCACCGCCTTAAGGAGCCAAGAAGCTCCGCAAAAACCAGACTCTCCTCTTCCTCAACTTTCTGGAGATCCACGCTCATCGATGAGCTATATTGATCAGCCTGCATCAAGGCCCTCACCTCCAAGACCTAACGGCCGATCCACTCCAGCTCAAAAACAAGCACCTCCTACAAAACAAATTGAACAAGAAAATCAACAGAATCAAGCTTCTTCCAACAATGAAGCCAAAATTGAAAATAAATCTAAGGAAGAGACTAAAGAAAATCTCCTCCAGAAAGACAATCAAAAACTGACTACAAAATCTGAAGAGACATCCCCTACAGAGAAGCCTTCCGAAGACAATCCCTCCAAAGTACTAGAAAAACTTCTCAAAGAGATTAACAAACCATCTGAAGAGTTTTTAAAGAAAGAAGATCCGAACGGAGATCCTCTCATGCCCTTTCAGAACAAAACCCCCAAAGAACCATCAAAAATCACCGATAAGGAAACTTCAAAAAGTGCAACTGAAGCTTCTCCCACTGCCAAACAAACGGATTCCAGTCAACCCAAAGCTTCTTCCCAATTTAGCCCTCCTCCCAATCCCCCTCCTTCTCCTGAATCCTTTGAAAAGCATAGAATGCAAATCTCAGGAGGACGTACAGCTGAACTAGGGCCTGTTTCTCCTTCTGCACGTGAAACTGAGCTTGGTCGATATAAGGCAAGACTTTATCGTGCTATTGGTTCCAGATGGTACTTAGAAGTAGAACAAAGTATGGGGTTGCTTGCCATTGGCTCTGTCAGAGTTCGATTTTATGTCCAATCCGATGGTACTATAAGCAGTCTCCAAGTTATTAGTGAAGATGGCATAACCGAAGTTTTAAGATCGATATCTCTTGATTCTATTCGTTTATCGGCCCCTTTTGGTCCTTTTTCTGAAGCCATGAAAGGACAGATTGGAGATGGATTTTGGGAAGAAATTACCTTTACCATTTACTAA
- a CDS encoding PUR family DNA/RNA-binding protein — protein MDGEQKNIKSEKITVERKNFFFDLKENGRGRFLRITEDVRGRRDAIIIPAPGLEEFRKALDSMIDACKDSSNATA, from the coding sequence ATGGATGGAGAGCAAAAAAACATAAAAAGTGAAAAAATTACTGTTGAAAGAAAGAACTTCTTCTTTGATCTAAAAGAAAATGGAAGGGGGAGGTTTCTTCGAATTACTGAAGATGTAAGAGGAAGAAGGGATGCAATTATCATTCCTGCACCTGGATTGGAAGAATTTAGAAAAGCACTCGATTCCATGATCGATGCTTGTAAGGATTCTTCCAATGCAACGGCCTAG
- a CDS encoding ExbD/TolR family protein, whose translation MEFRPKSNRRPLINLVSLIDILSIVLLFFVVTTTFQREEPAVKIDLPKSVRSKPVRSDLPKIIFVTEDKKIFLDNKPVEPEHLGELLKKTITENPDTKIALKASKNAPFEIIIQVMDAVKFAGIPNLPTFTAEEDKTNQN comes from the coding sequence ATGGAATTCAGACCTAAAAGTAATCGAAGACCGTTAATTAACTTAGTTTCTTTAATCGACATTCTATCCATTGTTTTGCTCTTTTTTGTCGTAACAACTACTTTTCAAAGAGAAGAACCTGCCGTTAAAATCGATTTACCTAAATCAGTGCGTTCCAAACCTGTAAGATCCGATCTTCCTAAAATTATCTTCGTTACCGAAGACAAGAAAATCTTTCTAGATAATAAACCTGTAGAACCTGAGCATCTCGGAGAACTATTGAAAAAAACAATTACTGAAAATCCCGATACCAAAATTGCCTTAAAAGCAAGCAAAAATGCACCTTTCGAAATAATCATACAAGTAATGGATGCAGTCAAATTTGCAGGAATTCCAAATTTACCTACATTTACTGCAGAAGAGGATAAAACCAACCAGAATTAA
- a CDS encoding MotA/TolQ/ExbB proton channel family protein — protein MSFAISFNWNQLSSYFAIKNFIEGSGLFIYPVILCSIIGLAIILERSFSLRRSKIVPKKLVKAIEELGWGENPERIEKLCQDQKSTLSRLVYLCLQNMSWSKFENSEALQVKARSEIAQLEKGLVILEIIVGIGPLLGLLGTLSGLITIFGNVGTHGMATQGAAIAHGISEALHTTLAGLGIAVPCLIAHSLFSRKVEAYAIEMENICSELLAKIYTEAPTPEY, from the coding sequence ATGTCGTTTGCCATCTCTTTTAACTGGAACCAATTATCATCTTATTTTGCCATAAAGAATTTTATCGAAGGAAGCGGTCTATTCATCTATCCCGTCATTCTTTGTTCGATTATCGGACTAGCAATTATTCTGGAAAGGTCCTTTTCTTTACGTCGCTCGAAAATTGTTCCAAAGAAATTGGTCAAAGCCATTGAAGAGCTTGGGTGGGGAGAAAATCCCGAACGCATTGAAAAACTTTGTCAGGATCAAAAGTCCACTTTGAGTCGGCTCGTCTATCTTTGTCTACAAAATATGTCTTGGTCGAAATTCGAGAATTCTGAAGCTCTTCAAGTCAAAGCCCGCTCTGAAATAGCTCAATTAGAAAAGGGACTAGTTATTTTGGAAATTATTGTGGGAATAGGCCCTTTGCTTGGCTTGCTAGGCACCTTATCTGGACTTATTACTATCTTTGGTAATGTCGGAACCCATGGCATGGCAACCCAAGGAGCGGCAATAGCTCATGGAATTTCTGAAGCTCTTCATACTACCCTTGCAGGATTGGGAATCGCGGTTCCCTGCTTAATCGCTCATAGCCTTTTTTCTAGAAAAGTCGAAGCTTATGCTATTGAGATGGAAAATATCTGTTCTGAGCTTTTAGCAAAAATTTATACGGAAGCCCCTACCCCTGAATATTGA
- a CDS encoding glutaredoxin family protein, whose translation MKEAKIILYVKEGCPWCEEAEDLLKKFGITYQRIDVLKDKASYQRMVKISGQSRAPTLEWEDDVLADFGGKELLDFFHKKRIKDTTGKHR comes from the coding sequence ATGAAAGAGGCAAAAATCATCCTTTATGTAAAAGAAGGCTGTCCTTGGTGTGAGGAAGCTGAAGATCTTTTAAAAAAGTTTGGCATCACTTACCAGCGTATCGACGTCTTGAAGGACAAGGCATCTTACCAGCGGATGGTAAAGATTTCTGGCCAATCCAGAGCTCCTACATTGGAATGGGAAGATGATGTTCTTGCCGATTTTGGAGGAAAAGAACTTTTGGATTTTTTTCACAAAAAAAGAATAAAAGACACAACCGGGAAGCACAGATGA
- a CDS encoding chlorite dismutase family protein, with amino-acid sequence MNRLKAKEGLFVVHLFFSIDHWKRKGGHFHPDFEVEVGSIVDRIKNEEGFQIATFCMLCHCDIGFMILGPDLHKMQEFEKRLTKTFSLDGWNLHYSFFSMTEKSEYTTTRAEFEEELISSGIQPGTEDFLNRMSAFEKTMEYYTTVRLYPTLPNYPFFSFYPMRKKRESSQNWYALGFKERKELMKGHAIVGRKYSGRVVQYITGSTGLDDWEWAVSLYANDPYDIKSIVYEMRFDPVSAKFAEFGSFYCGLQMSLNEAIKRVQR; translated from the coding sequence ATGAATAGATTGAAGGCAAAAGAAGGGCTTTTTGTTGTTCATTTGTTTTTTTCGATCGACCATTGGAAAAGAAAAGGCGGGCATTTTCATCCAGATTTTGAAGTTGAAGTCGGTTCTATAGTTGACCGAATTAAAAACGAAGAAGGTTTTCAAATCGCAACTTTTTGTATGCTGTGCCATTGTGACATTGGATTTATGATTCTAGGACCTGATTTGCATAAAATGCAGGAGTTTGAAAAGAGGCTTACAAAAACTTTTAGCTTAGATGGTTGGAACCTTCATTATTCTTTTTTTTCGATGACAGAAAAATCCGAATATACTACGACAAGAGCAGAGTTTGAAGAAGAATTAATTTCTTCTGGAATTCAACCTGGAACAGAGGATTTTTTGAACCGAATGAGTGCTTTTGAAAAAACTATGGAGTATTATACCACTGTTCGGCTCTATCCCACTTTGCCTAATTATCCCTTTTTCTCGTTTTATCCAATGAGGAAAAAAAGGGAAAGCAGTCAAAATTGGTATGCTCTTGGATTTAAAGAAAGGAAGGAGTTGATGAAAGGCCATGCGATAGTAGGTAGAAAATATAGTGGGAGGGTTGTTCAGTACATCACTGGATCTACGGGGCTGGATGATTGGGAATGGGCGGTAAGCTTATATGCAAACGATCCATATGATATTAAGTCGATCGTTTATGAAATGCGTTTTGATCCAGTGAGCGCTAAATTTGCAGAGTTCGGTTCGTTTTATTGTGGTCTGCAGATGTCTTTAAATGAAGCAATAAAAAGAGTTCAAAGATAA